CTCCTACATACAAAGTTAGAAATAGAGATGCATCAATGCTTATGACTTATGGTTTTTCTAAATTTGAAAGCAAAAAAATTGTCAAGAAAGACAGTATTGTTGAAAAAGTTAATTTAAATAAAAAGGGTGATAAATTTTTCCTAGCTAAAGCTGGTGAAGATTTGGATTTAGTTGTTCCTAGAGATAATAATATAAAAATAGATCATAAATGTGTATACAATGAGAATGCTAAGGGATTTAAAAAAGGCGATGAAGTTGGATACTGTGAGTTTTATCAAGATGGTAATGTATGTGGCAAAGTAAAATTATACTGTGATAGAGATGTGAAAAAGGGTGGAATTCTAAGTCACTTTAAATATAATTTAGGAAGGGTATTTGATAATGCTATTTAAAGATTAAGTATTGAAATTATTTCTCATAACATTAATATTTAAATATTAATTTATATATCTATAAATAGCAAAAATATTTTTAGTTATATCTTTCTAATATTATAATAATGCAGATTCAAATATATTGATACTTATATTAGGGTCTGCATTATTTATATATCTATAGAGTTGAATACTGTTTAGAGTGGAAAATTAGTTGTAGAACAAATAAGGATAAATTTTATCTTTATAGTATCCATTTGTTTTTGTATAATTATATATGTATCTATATTATTGATGAAGTTTATTTTATAATCTCAAAATATAAATATCTATTAATAATAAAAGGGAAAAGGTTATAGTAAAAATCTATTTTAGAATTATATATAATCTATTTAAGTGTATAATAAATATAAGTTTAAAATCAGGAGAAACTCTATGTCAATAAATATAAAATTAAACAATTTTGAAGGTCCTTTTGACCTTTTACTACACCTTATAAAAAGAAATAAAATGGATATATATGATATAAAAATATATGATATAACCTCACAGTATTTAAGTTATATAAAGACAATGAAAGAGATGGATTTGGAGATAACCTCTGAATTTATTGTAATTGCTGCAAATTTGCTTGAAATTAAATCAAAATTATTATTACCTAAAAATAAAGTTGAAGAATTAGAAGAAGAGGGAAAAGACCCTAGAATGGATTTGGTTTCAAAACTTGTTGAGTATAAAAAGTACAAGCTTGCTGCTGACTTTTTTAAAGAAAGGGAAGATATCAAGGGAGAAGTATTTACAAAAAAACCTGAAATTATAGAGGATATGGATAAAAAATCTAGTTCTACAGAGGAATTATTAAAAAATATAAGTATGTTAGATTTATTTAATTTATATGATAATCTCATTAATACATATTTAAGTAAAATTAATAAAGAAAATGTTATTTCAAA
This genomic window from Clostridium pasteurianum DSM 525 = ATCC 6013 contains:
- a CDS encoding segregation/condensation protein A, whose translation is MSINIKLNNFEGPFDLLLHLIKRNKMDIYDIKIYDITSQYLSYIKTMKEMDLEITSEFIVIAANLLEIKSKLLLPKNKVEELEEEGKDPRMDLVSKLVEYKKYKLAADFFKEREDIKGEVFTKKPEIIEDMDKKSSSTEELLKNISMLDLFNLYDNLINTYLSKINKENVISKEIPIDKFRIEDKIEELMSTFKDKKRIFFSDVKKECNSKMEIVVTFLALLELIKLRSVRVIQQANFNEIYIERIFDGEEL